The region catctacatattctataggttttatactttaagcatgtactattacttattctgtgctttaagtcaatataaaatattcttattatctcgatgatgcagcaaaaatttaatgaaaatcattaaaaaaaaaatagcctgtccaggattttattagaaaatccatgtctaatatactaaatcccactaatataataaatgcgaaagtttgtaagtctgtttctttatttgtttgtttgtatgtctgttacttcatcgcgtctaaaccgctgaaccaatttagaaaaaaatcgcTATACAGCTATTTTTagacccggggaaggacataggatattctttatcccggaaagtgGCATAAAtgccgcgggatagtgaaaaccgaattatACGCGGACGTAGTCgagggtaacggctagtttattataaaataggtttcattctgttatcagaccggtgaagatcttttcaagttcggttaagagtacctaaacggaaattacaattaaattgaaTCATTTAAATTGTGCTGTCGTATCCTGCGGTAAAAGTCCGAGCAATTATTACGAAGTGGATAGCAGTAGGAGCTTGCTGTCAGACGTATCAAATTccttatcaaataaataaaactgtacTTAGTGTGTTTGCAgtatcaattttattaatttataatacctatacgAATGTATTAATTATTCAGTGGTAacagcaatttttataattatttttgtccaTCTATCTGTCCGGGTACTTTCCgtaacggctgaactgattttgactGGACTTTCACACATTTGTATATGACACAGTAAATTTTCTTCAATCGTACCGTTTTCAAGGCAGCAGAcagctatttaaataaaataaagcagcCATAATATAAGCTTGTGTGTGACACTCGTTAGAACCCTATCACAGTcagcattttcttttttttatcaaaaataaaatcaagtaacatcaaaataaaatgagaatactactaactaactaactaatttggctcagggctcagggacccaaagagggtcttggcctccgaaacgagggcatgccatctgtcccgatcgtgcgcagcctcttgccagtcgtcgacttggagacgtcgcagatccgcctggacactgtcctcccagcggtacctaAAATGAGaatactacaaaataaaataaaaatacgaatacttatttagacgaccagatggcctagtggttagagaacctgactaataAGGATGACTGACTAAAaataggaatgtttgttctcgggtcttgggtgtttaaaagtatttaagtatgtatctatattataattatatttatccgctGCTTAattagtacccataatacaagctttgctaagcttactttgggactaggtcaattggtgtgaattgtcctgtgatatttatttatttattatttatttatttgtttatgcccgaaatggtcccgcctcagcataaaatgcggactccttggccagcgctggtcttccggctaGACCATAATTAGGAATTTATAAGGACGGCAGAGGCTCCCTGTGATAGGGTACCGCCAAGTGCCACATACGTTGTCAAGGTATAAAACTGTATATAAAACATGTTTGTCTCCCGTCAAGTTTTTCGCCCCGTGCATTCCCGTCTACAAAACGCGATACATATGAAGCTCCTGTAAATATTAACGCTAGCGTCGGGGGTCCTGCGCCTGCGCAATGCATTATTCACTGCTGTCGCATTATACTGTGACTTCGCGCCTCCGGCTAAGGCTGCCTGCTAAGTGGCAGCGGGAAAcccaaaaactaaaaaaaaaaagatcaaatcCCTTTATACTCAGCGACACAatatttggcccactctacatacacaATTACCAATTatggtgacccggggctattgtagctggggggatattgtatctagCCGTCTGAgagcgtccttacgacgccatgttcgccatgttcatgtgtgttgtgtgaagacagtcttctggcgaacacaacgtaaaatggccgagaagaacgtGGCGTCGTAAGAACGCACTCCACGTATCGGGGTGGTCGTATTCGCACTGGcccagcgtgggaactacagtccaAGAGTCCAAGTCCTACAGGAGTGACACgtacttgtattaaaatgaggTCATAATGATGATAAATCTAAGCGGAATCAAAGACGGTATCGATGTAGCTAtattttcaagaattgaattgatatGATCTAAATCTTCTCGCACTCCGGCTCATGTAAAGCTCAAACCTTACCAAAGACTAACAATGTCGTAAGTAAGCAGCCATTACATGACAAATTGCAAGCGTCGACGAGCCATCTCCACATTTGGCACAGCGGGGCTAATAATTTATGGGCCAAGCTATTTACTCCAAGGAGTTCCTTTTTGTCGCACTACTTAGGAAGTGGGTCCGAGTTGTATTATGGCGTTTGGAATGCCAACATCTTCCGCGAGTTTGGCAGAACGGGAGCTAGTCCGTGCCATTAAAAAACAAACGAGTAAGGCGTACCAAGTACCAACGCGCAGACACGGAAGAAGAAAATTTAGCCGCCTCATACTCGTagtatacctacttttaaaacATCCGTTTCATTGCATTTCTTAATTTACTTTACAGTAATTTTGTCCAGTTTCCCAAATGTGatagctaacctaacctaaaaaccCAAATACCCACCTAATAGGAAAAAGGTCGCTGAAAATTTTGCTACTTTTTATATGGCTGCCCAAAGAAAAATTGTGTATTCATATAATTTTACAGAACTGGAAGCTGTACACATACGCTAGAACCACATTAATTCACTACGATtatacttgcattgttgtgtttcggcgtggagagtaagacagccggtgacattactagcacttgatcccatcttaggcctgtaggttggcaacgcatctgcaatacccctggtgttgcaaatgtttatgggcggtggtgatctcttaccatcaggagacccacttgctcgtttgccaaccagtcgaataaaaaaaaaaaagacttgaAATTTCCTGTCAAAGAGTATCTAATCTACATTAATAATTTACGTCAGACTTatattgcaagatttgaaattgatgaaaaactaatttttttttcgttataatatatttgtatataaaatcttgaaatacataaaatagggttatttgtggaatagtacgtcaggcaaatgtcctcctaggctttgctggcacatacgcactcttttgtcaaaattttctatgaccattttgcatagatgcggctgaatttctccaatgcagcgtcgaatttcctcttttaaagcattgccatttgaacggcttgtttttgggcgaccagtggaatgaacatcatgaattgatccactctccctgaattttgcaaccactgctcacagttgatgaagtcaagtcaatattcCGACCATAATTAGCACGGAATTTTGGAACCGTACACACGCCAAACTTCTTTGGAAtgttgttcaataataaaaacgcgttgatctttcgtaaaacccgccatttttacaaaccctatataaacattcagctgtcaaatagtttttttttagggttgccagaactaaaatacaaaaatggcggcaaatttaatcttgcgtcctttttgggacacccgatAGTACGGACTGCTTGGGTAAATGACTTCTCCATTGCCTCTAAACCTCTAAACAAAGGTATCAAACGATCGTAGTACTAAATCCAGTGAGCCAACCCTTCCGGCAGCAATGATGACCCTCGTTAGTCTCATTACGGATCGAGATTTGTATTTATTCATGTATCCAACAATAAGACAGACGGACTACCTAATAGACCATTAACAGTAGATTTATGTCGCAAAAGTTGTGTTCGACCGAAATGGATAAGTAGGTTAACCTACAGCTAAAACCGAAACCGAATTTCGAATTCATTCTTTTTTAATTCGAGGGTGATTCTAGTGTAGGTACGCACTGCGAAGTTTCACCGCGCGATATTTATTCGCGCGAATTATATTCCGTGCTTTACATACAATTTCTTTGCGATTTTTTTACCACCAGGGTGGATGCTCTTATAGGATTCAATGTGTTACCGAATTTTCTGGGCTTGTCCGCACTTCGAATTTTCATCGCGCGATATTTATTCGCGCGAATTATATTCCGTGCTTTACATACAATTTCTTTGCGATTTTTTTACTGCCAGGGCGGATACTCGTATAGGATTCAATGTGTTCATAATAGCGATTAGCGAAATAGTCTGGTAGATCTAAAAAAAGTGAGTAAGCAGGTACCTATTCTGTTTAATATGTAAACAAGTAGCTACGAAAAAATAGCACGGAGGCACTCCTTTACGCCGATTGCTCCCGTACGATTAGGACTGTTTAGATTTCATTTATCCGATATCGTTTAGATTTCTGTTTAGATTTCGTTCCAATAGTTCCGAACATTCCTACCAATTTTTAGCTCTATGTGAAGTTTCGGTTTCCGCTCTACTTCGTCAGGTGTTCTAGGTACTCTATCTCTAATTGATCtctaaaaaatagaaatatgttCGTATTAGCCACAACAAATTAGCAGATGCGCGGGTGGTGGAGGCACACCACGACGCCGATTGAATTCATTTTCGGCGCTATTGAAATTGAAACCAAAATACGCTGAAACTCGCCGAAACCGATACCGAAAGTTCAGTCTAACACTACGCAGAAGTGACCGCGGTTCCTGCCAACAAACACGACGATACATCACACGATGTCTTGCTAATGACTAAGATGGAAACAAAAGAACACATATTGGGACAAGATCTGGTAAGTACTTAGAAACTTATTAAGAAAGACAACATCGTTAATCACTTgtaataaatttacttaactAAGAAGAATCTCTAGGAAATACTGTAAAATATGTTTCGGCGTTCCAGTAAGTTATAGTTGTAAGCAATAACAGAATATTGTAGTTAGGATTCCATGGACTTGTCAGTAGTGTGCATTGTTTCTCAGAAAGTTTAATAAACAAACGACTGATTAGGTGTTAAAATATGGTACTGCTTTGGTCATACAAgcagaaataaaagaaaacggGGCACAATGATAAATTTGATAGGTACATTCAAAAGGAGTGTCACACCAGATCACCTCAGTAGGCACCTCAGattattgctaaaaaaaatctagcaaaGAGTCTCTAACACTATAAGTACTACTACTAGATAGTACATAGTATGTACTAGGGCCACCTAGATGGTGCCTTGAGGATGCCGGGAGATCTCTCTAGATTTAATCACCGTAATTATGTAGTTTCTCCAGTTAGTTCAACACTTCACAGACAAAGTAAGTTTAATACTACGTATGCTCGGAAGAAATAGCTTCCACGAATTAACACTTCACGTCCCATCCTCGATAAACTGGAAGATAACCACCCGTAAGGCGATACCAATTCCACTGCCAACCACCAATGCTAATCATGGCTCACAGTTTTCTAATAAgccataaataattaattggtcACGTGACCGGCTCTAACACTACCATTTATCGCGGGTGCAAGCAAGCCTCCTATCCCTTTCTTTACAAGCACGTACGAAAGGGACAAAAGGATGAATTCCTTATGTCTTAGATTCCTGTGCTAGAAACGCACTCGCACGAAAAGCTAGCAAAAAGCGTGGTGGACGAAGAATGAATCGACAATGTGGGCTTTAAATGGTTAGGTGTTTATCGATGCTGAAGTATACTGCGGTAGGTAGAGAATCGTCTTTAGAAAAGCTGTATAAAGGTGGAAACAGACGGTAGGCACATTTTTTGTTTTCACTCAAAGCTATGACTCAAAGTGATAAATTAGCGAATTATAGTCATTTATAATTCGCTAATGAGGATTTTCCGACAGGCGAAatgtatcgctagatggcgttcgtacgcaaatgtcaaacggacttcacgatactaacgccattagcgaagtggcaatgggcactAATGGGATGGGCAGGCAATATAGCACGGGGAACacatggccgttggggccgaaatagttatttgtgtcacaagggagcaaaatggtgtatttacgacgagggcgtacattgaatccagaatgtagcgaaggagaATAAAACAcatagaaaagccttgaacagaaaagttgcactgtcgctctcgtcagggaggaaaagttacttttctgaaggagaggtgtgaaaagttcTTAAATGGATACCGCGGATttgcaagcgcagcgtaggatgacTACCCACGAGCCGCAAATTTAcgatggatgcaagccgcttccaaccgatgcAACGCCTATGtacaacagcagggctactacgaaacccgaaactcaaagttcgtgtcgtgcggtccctctgacacttagactatttaatacgagagcgagagggtcggtacgatacgaacttctagtttcgagtttcgtagtacctaGCCCTGCTGTGGACGTCCTGTGACAAGACGGGGAGCTAAAAATTGACGAAATTGCCCTGCCCAAATACCTAACTCAAAACATACCGCTGCATTTAAAGATTTATCAACAGTAGTAGTGCATTTACTTAACTActtctactactactacttaactatcaaaaaaaattaacgcaTTTACGATTCAACGTATCTTATCTCTTTTCCGCTCTTGCGCGCGCACGCTTGTCACCCATTCAGTACCGGATTGTAAATAAATCGGAGCTGCTTCCCCGAACGCCTGCCGTTACGATCAGATGCAGAATCGCAGACGTCCTAACAATGCAGTATATGTCACCTGACTACTTTTAAATCTTGCACACACTAATGCAGTTTCCACGCTTATCGCTCAGTTCGTCTTTCGTACTTGGTTAGACAGAGACACACTGAGCTTCACCTAATCTTTGTAAAGACAGTTTCCAGCATTTGTTTGTCGAGTTACGGTGCTCGGTGCAAGCTGGTATTTCAGGTTGGACAACACTATTAAACGGGGACTTCCTGTATTCAATTTTGATTGCGTTTTTCGTTGATCGGAGGCGTTTTTAAGTACATTGTTGGGAAACGAGACAAAATGATCTGAGGTtttacctataggtaccttgacaagttcgtatgtgaacggtagaaccctgttgcagtcaacatttgccgcacttatcaaaaaaaactagataaaggcagcagaggctccctgcgacagggttctacgaGTACAGTGTGTCGCGTAAGAGCTTGTATATAGTGTTTGCTTGTATGCACAGTATGCCGAAGTTCCGCGGATAATTTTACGTGGCGACCTATTCGGCTGatatagtatattttatttgattaatttcgtttttttccGTCATGTGTTGTGCCAATGCTTCTTTGATTGTAAGTTTCTATGAACTACTTTAAACTGGCATGCGTGTCATCACAGCGTGTgcgtacgtttttaaattatgtgttttaattttaaatgggcCCTACTGAAAAAGAGGGTTGCGGTTTGCCACAACATTGTGCTGATTGGGTCAAAATTtatatcgaatatgtgtaaataaacttTCTCTGTCTCTGTGTAGGTAAACTTTGTCACGATTTTGGTCACGATGCACCTTAGACAAAGCGGTGCACTGCTTAAAATGTCattaaggccgtcttgcaggaaaatttaaatgtagatttagtcgttaaacctggcttaagcttgacagttccatacattttgacactactaaactgagcttaacgcaaactcgagatttatgtttccagcaagtagccattagaGCTGCtcatacagcagggctactacgaaactcgaagttcgtgttgtgcggtccctctcgtgtcagagggaccgcacgacacgaacttcgagtttcgagtttcgtagtagctctgcagatctgttcactcacgaaggcgcgatgggcgcgcccctccacattttataattatagttttaaacgtatccgtacaAGTCTATAgttatgtgtgcgtagctcgaatgTGTTCTCAGGGTACTCAAACGTAAAGggttaataaaattcaaaacatAATTACGAATCCATGTATAATTAATAATCAatagtataaatataatttcgaACATTTGTATTTCATTCGGGTTTGCACAAATCTAATTTAACATTGAACTGTCCCTTTTCCAGGTCACACGCCACCTGGAAGCTCCACGAATTCTTCTCGCTCACCGTTTGAGCGTGTTGctgaaaaatacaatacatcGTCATTTAATCATCAATTAAATTGGCCCACATCCACACACTGCTGagtaaaggcctcttcattttcacgccactttacCCGATCCTGTGCCACTGCCAGTCTCATCTACAGTTTACCAGCCGACATTTGATTGtttgattgtcaaaaaaaaacttctccaatattttttgatattttaaatggCGCACGTAGAGACCCCCCACActagcgtctttcgagcgtcgTCGTCGTGCCAGACGACGCTAGTGTGGGGGGTCTCTCCACCTCTTGTGACATCCAGTCTCGGCCCCGGGCCCGGAGTGACACCAACTCACCAATATCTTGACGGCCTGCCGCGAGTGCGGGTCCCAGTCCACGCGCTCCCCAACAGTGGGCCACGCGAGCGGCCCGCAGCTGATCTCCTTGCCGCCCACTTTCCACACGGCCCACAGCGCAAAACCGTTTACACGTTGGATTGATTCACTGTGAAAATATTAATCAATAACAATCCTAACTTAataatgtacttaattaattttgaaattttgtgagtGAACACTACACGTTAAGAGGGCACCGAGATTCTAGCACCAATCAATATGGATACGGGTGTGCAAGGACACTACACGTTGAGTACTCACAAGACGAAGGTATCGTCAGCAGCATAAGTCCGCTGCAAGCTTCCGAGGTGGACTGTGAGCAGCACGGCACGGATATTCTCACAGCGGCTGCACTTACATCTCCGCGTCATTTATTATACGAGGTGTCTGCAAGGACACTGCACGTGCAGCACTTACAAGGGGAAGGTGTCGTCAGCAGCATAAGTCCGCTGCAAGCCTCCAAGGCTGACTGTGAACAGCCGGCGCGGCGTCGCACGACAGCGACACGGGTACTCCCACAGCGGCTGTGCTTCTATCTCCGCGTCGCTTATTACACGGGACGTCTGCGAACAACATACATTATCTATCTTCGTccgccggaagacgtccactccactgctgaacaaaggcctctcctttaAAACTCTACAATGAACAACCCGTCACGCatgcgtgtgtgcgtgcatgACCTCATTGGTATTGtggtaataaataagttattggtaaaaatttcatttttaatacaagccttctttactgactgtactttttgttgactgcacttgcattgtcaccgtcgaaaagttccgtcctgcggagacgatcctggccggactaccaggatgtcgctTCCagaccagattattgtattgtcacgcaatttacataagtatgccaaatttcaagacaatccgactacacTGGAAGTTGTTCAAATTTAACTcacaagatttgactacagacagacaatgggacaggtgaaactaaataaaagcttgtaataaagtgGGTGCACTCCTTTGCCCCCCAAAGAAACCCGGCCGTTTACCCTTAGCAAACCTATTCAGAATCTAACATTTTAGGAGAAATAGGACTCAAGTCCTTCATAAATATATTCTTACCTCAACAAGCTCATCAAATATTCCCATTTCGATCCCCTCACACTTTCCCAAAGGTATCCTAATCTTCTGCAGATCTTGAAACTCGACCGGCATAGCCCAGATCTCACATTCTTCAGGCACAATCGTCACATACTCTCTAATATTGTCCCTGTACTTGTACAAAAAGAAGGCAGACTTCAAATTCTCCCAAGGAAGTATAGCACTACTAAAACTCGGATCGCAAACGACGTTCGTCACTTCTTTTAATACATCCTCGTTCACTTCTGATATGAACTTAACATTGGTAATTCCGTTTTCTGTAGCATAATCAGATAATATATTAAGATTAATGTTCATAGTTTCGAGAATGTAAACTGTTTTTGCTCCCATTTTTGCCGCAGCGAGTCCTAAGAAACTGCTGCCGTTTAGATCTAAGATAACTGAattatttgttagttcttcTCTGATTTGTGCTAGGAGTTTCTTGCTTCTCTTTCCATCATTTAAATAAGACACCTGAGTTCTCGACATAACCATGTGCACTCCACATTCGCATACAGGTCTTTTGTAGTGCTTGTGTTTGGTATCCTTGTCTTCTAGGTAAAACCAGAGGGAGTATTCATCCTGGCAGGAGACCAGGGTGACTTCCGAAGACTTCTTGACGGGCAGCTCCTGAGGTAGATAGTAGACGGCTTGCATCCAGTGGTCGCGCCAGGGTATGGTGTCTTGAGGTCTCTCGGAGGCCAGATCGGCGTCTGGGTGAGCCCACCATGGTGCACAACTTAGACAGATTTTTCCTGGAAAATTAAGAGTTTTTTATCATTTATCCTATCACACACAATTCCTTAGataacttgtttattttttgtttgttatagtGATTGTTATTTACTGAAAAGCTAAGGAAATGCTGATTGAATTAATTggctaaaatgtttttatattttaaagccAATTCTTTTTAAAGCTTCTGACATCATATTTCTATACCTCAGTAATATTGTTGTGTTAAGCTGTAAGCACCTCCGCTAAATCGTGCGGGTGCACGGCTTGGCTTTCACATTTTCATATCATCTACTTAATAGAGCAGCGCTATGTGCGGCGGGTCTCTGCTCTATTGAAACCTGTCGGAACAGcacgccgcgcgcgcgcaggcGCCCGCGCCGTCTACCCGCGCGAATACAATGAAATAACAaacttttaacttatttattgaatcagacgttactttgcggaggtccatatcaatgaacttcatgaagcaattactttgctcacccacgacagTAAAAAGGTAAGGTAggtcttaaggtcgcgggtgagcaaactaattgtttcagttcattttatacaactttgaaagtttgtaaattaCAGTtgtcttcaaatcttgcaagtgcaATTTAACCCACTTCTAGTTAATTTAGTACCTTCCATATCCATATTAAGCTCCCACCACATAAACACCATCTGGGCCTGCCCCGTGCCTGTCACCGTGACATCCTGTTTGACGGTCCTCCTCATGTCAATCGGGGTGCGTCCGGACCAGTCATAGTAGAATATGGGTATGGGTTCTGACAGCTCAGTGAATGCTTGGCGTGGCAGCTGGGACAGTTGGATGTCGTGGACTGACGCCGAGCCGGCGCAGGCTTTCATCTGGAATAAATAAGGGTTTTCTTGCAATGATGAACAAATACTACAGATAGTGCACGAGTTGAATGCAGTCGGGGCCTGAGGTGAAGAGTGGGAGCCTCTCTCCCTGCTATCCACACGCCTCGCCTCAGTCGCCTTTAGTGTAGTGCTGTCCTTGATAGCTGTAGTACACCATATCGATCGCGTTAAAACTCATATTGCACcccatattattttttgtttttaatgatgaATGATCCGAGTttgtttccgtttttttttgttggcggtTTAATCGAGTTACATCCATCGTGTTGAATCACGTTGCGACTACGATGgatgaaagaaataaaaggtTAGGTGCTAAGTCCTGTTGTTatataattgtgtttttttttctctttttttttgaggctttgaacactccagatgatcatgtcagcctcatgggtgctcgctcacTTTTCCTACACaagggacatattaaaaaattggtaaatgcaaatggcttgtcagatgttggctctgagagccaacaatttacctggccattgtgcatgggGCAATTATGTGTTTAAAgcccgaaagtaaaaaaaaaaatagtaaaatgtgaaaattaaaataacattttttttacaaatttaatgaCATACCTTCTGTATGCCGATAAATTCGTCATCATTAATTCTAATAAGGTCCCAACACAATCGCATTCCTGAGCTCTACATTCAA is a window of Choristoneura fumiferana chromosome 8, NRCan_CFum_1, whole genome shotgun sequence DNA encoding:
- the LOC141430180 gene encoding protein arginine N-methyltransferase 7-like isoform X2 — translated: MQVFTQKRNPITGGTEWDVQHEDYDFHQEIARSAFADMLHDTERNKKYNRALQLAIEKMHADGKKANVLDIGTGTGLLSIMAAKCGADSIIACEAFKPMAECCVKILERNGVADKITVIPKRSTELTVGDDGDLKQKANILVTEVFDTELIGEGALPTFSHAHKYLLEEDCIVIPDSAVIYAQLVECPTMQKWNKLNDLADEDCEIILRTPQKMKACAGSASVHDIQLSQLPRQAFTELSEPIPIFYYDWSGRTPIDMRRTVKQDVTVTGTGQAQMVFMWWELNMDMEGKICLSCAPWWAHPDADLASERPQDTIPWRDHWMQAVYYLPQELPVKKSSEVTLVSCQDEYSLWFYLEDKDTKHKHYKRPVCECGVHMVMSRTQVSYLNDGKRSKKLLAQIREELTNNSVILDLNGSSFLGLAAAKMGAKTVYILETMNINLNILSDYATENGITNVKFISEVNEDVLKEVTNVVCDPSFSSAILPWENLKSAFFLYKYRDNIREYVTIVPEECEIWAMPVEFQDLQKIRIPLGKCEGIEMGIFDELVETSRVISDAEIEAQPLWEYPCRCRATPRRLFTVSLGGLQRTYAADDTFPFESIQRVNGFALWAVWKVGGKEISCGPLAWPTVGERVDWDPHSRQAVKILQHAQTVSEKNSWSFQVACDLEKGQFNVKLDLCKPE
- the LOC141430180 gene encoding protein arginine N-methyltransferase 7-like isoform X1; translation: MIVGIIHQFRSTVLAYSFKRFKSSTSCVNKMQVFTQKRNPITGGTEWDVQHEDYDFHQEIARSAFADMLHDTERNKKYNRALQLAIEKMHADGKKANVLDIGTGTGLLSIMAAKCGADSIIACEAFKPMAECCVKILERNGVADKITVIPKRSTELTVGDDGDLKQKANILVTEVFDTELIGEGALPTFSHAHKYLLEEDCIVIPDSAVIYAQLVECPTMQKWNKLNDLADEDCEIILRTPQKMKACAGSASVHDIQLSQLPRQAFTELSEPIPIFYYDWSGRTPIDMRRTVKQDVTVTGTGQAQMVFMWWELNMDMEGKICLSCAPWWAHPDADLASERPQDTIPWRDHWMQAVYYLPQELPVKKSSEVTLVSCQDEYSLWFYLEDKDTKHKHYKRPVCECGVHMVMSRTQVSYLNDGKRSKKLLAQIREELTNNSVILDLNGSSFLGLAAAKMGAKTVYILETMNINLNILSDYATENGITNVKFISEVNEDVLKEVTNVVCDPSFSSAILPWENLKSAFFLYKYRDNIREYVTIVPEECEIWAMPVEFQDLQKIRIPLGKCEGIEMGIFDELVETSRVISDAEIEAQPLWEYPCRCRATPRRLFTVSLGGLQRTYAADDTFPFESIQRVNGFALWAVWKVGGKEISCGPLAWPTVGERVDWDPHSRQAVKILQHAQTVSEKNSWSFQVACDLEKGQFNVKLDLCKPE